Proteins from a genomic interval of Scatophagus argus isolate fScaArg1 chromosome 6, fScaArg1.pri, whole genome shotgun sequence:
- the pdzk1ip1 gene encoding PDZK1-interacting protein 1, which yields MEKLPAISCLLLAVEAVTAQTAQTQIARLLPQWLTGIIAVSAFLFLVFVTFLVKRAWCDTSSREKTTESVRENQFVLTDRVTFPSSVDSAREKTKEPVSENVANENHYASSLDLIREKTTESARQNESVGTEEGDYATSLNLVRSKDNPKAFDNPAMDSTDSIVSSM from the exons ATGGAAAAGCTGCCAgccatttcctgtttgctgctggcGGTCGAAGCAGTGACGGCTCAGACAG ctcagactCAGATTGCACGTCTGCTGCCTCAGTGGCTCACTGGCATCATTGCGGTCTCCGCCTTCCTCTTCCTGGTCTTCGTCACGTTCCTGGTGAAAAGGGCCTGGTGTGACACGTCCAGCAG GGAGAAGACCACCGAGTCAGTGCGAGAAAATCAATTCGTCCTGACCGACAGAGTGACCTTCCCCTCCAGCGTGGACTCGGCCAG GGAGAAGACCAAAGAGCCAGTGAGCGAAAATGTGGCCAACGAAAACCACTACGCCTCCAGCCTGGACCTCATCAG AGAGAAGACCACAGAGTCAGCGAGACAAAATGAATCAGTTGGGACCGAAGAAGGCGACTACGCCACCAGCCTGAACCTTGTCAG gAGCAAAGACAACCCAAAAGCCTTCGACAACCCAGCGAtggacagcactgacagcataGTTTCCAGCATGTGA
- the nwd1 gene encoding NACHT domain- and WD repeat-containing protein 1 codes for MMTKHWNHKQDQRHVHNIVFWSCAFISDLFDYHKTVQTGTLQVQQQVMWENWLSWRKLSEGHRQEAEEQLREGRSADWSRLKKKKQKKTATVVSGFMLRTMAERQAASEGDVSLQDVLRGRTDGARSMKTRSNVIRVFISSTFTDMSSERKALLEKAYPEVLAFCRSLGFVFEVVDLRWGIRNISSGDHEACEIFLQEIRNCKKVSAGPAFIGLLGNRYGHRGLPRLIPEKQFEALLSKLSKNPEGVKQLSQWFLKDNNAVPPTYVLQPITAHFPYYSDLRHESVPQRDNDLLSWRLTETQLLQHLRSAAADAEAAGDITAEQKQKFYTSVTEQEFIQGLWKDDSEPSALLFVREIPRQRVREGPKRLAKFMDLTADGLLDAEAQGLLTSLKSRLYTTLQKILNLHCVELSKGSIDPKRKEHAQYLDSICEQFISQMKARIGVMAESSVEGGRRKIWGSTEEGKQEISDWVIEEVGRHASMSTELCKGLYGREGLLGKLCLSMWESTNVHHSPLVVHGPAGMGKTALLCKLAQEMRNVLEAGAVVVIRLLSDRHPQRPDIDRVLRSICLQICLACGLAPPSPLTANSHLELLRFFKNIITEVSHQGNTLLIILDDLDQLADQHCAHKLRWLPDSVPPNVHLVVSMDTNSEAFANMRLKFKTLGSFFEVERLSRDEGKQIMEAYLRSCQRTLTPEQSDAVLQSFETTGCPLHLKLILSAARRWTSFTPLTDTHLGNNSQAVMSQLFLMLEEKHGKELVGGALGYLTLAREGLLEAELRDVLSLDDDVICEVYRYSLPPTPSLIRLPSLLWARLRRDLEDQLEERWIGGVAAIVFRNRRMWEAVSAQYLTSERRGRSLRNLAEYFLGRWSGKLKPTALPGLSLLLSDRKVPPQPLWFSPGLVNVRKLQELPYHLLHAGLWEELRQEVISSAEWLYCKSRVCGVASLIQDLDQCSQYMDCTETGLIRDTLALMKPSLDFLDGRMDMSLFYTELLARLCSLATPFPSLIGRLCSQCEEWLLTCPEPILIPKCSFLQQPGGALQHTLTGLQGGVLCVDVGVEAELLVAGSDDGVVAVWSLADQQLIHSLLGHTGAILSVKLTDSSAHCLSLAADCSLRRWSLENGQQLLCIQEVVVDPAPSSVHLHLSEQNRLLFVYSSTQVKVWKLDGVEIFCSSSDEGSVVLGVLGESVVSLSYPGLLRISHPVSGAQTVETQLESSQRRLTVIGSVTLPKRGKVFMVSKEGFLYQISSKGTHTAAEFPLVPSLLSVSEDEKILMAGGDRTLSLFNIDRDSVDRFLDLKHDDSVLSARVSSDGRLLASGAADQLIRIWSVTTGALLDALSSDAPATSVLLYRGFVLSASTAAGCVHLWSLKYDSRHKPIAHIPAGCAHVAISKDTERVFYVPQQSQKEVISWNNHTGCLAERLEASAEVCCLELAQHKRLLLCGLTTGTVLIYPLALPQETLCIPPPESFSRVLCLAVSTQEKHMAVAYEDSVALFEITTRDSFPTVDGPLEGFPLSLLHAPLSSMALLSDRRLLYGTSCGEVKLYDLRNGSSLGLEPHRSRVTCVVASNWGTHALVGSEDAVQRLWALNPLALDHTMEYKGFGFEGVLSAAFSDGDQFVFTGSQDRTVKVWDVATGNLLFVQYVYSPVVRMVTFRNGFVALSQQGSVIREVFRCPDHISPDYNPLRNVKAQYRVTSREKNRDSQQNCVSDLQDFNPAQFNLTFMSMLKAKPSSTCLIL; via the exons ATGATGACAAAACATTGGAATCATAAACAGGACCAAAGGCATGTACACAACATTGTGTTTTGGTCTTGTGcatttatttcagatttatttgaTTACCACAAAACAGTGCAGACTGGTACGCTGCAGGTACAACAGCAGGTCATGTGGGAGAACTGGTTGTCCTGGAGGAAACTCTCTGAGGGACACAGACAGGAGGCTGAGGAGCAGCTGAGGGAGGGAAGATCAGCAGACTGGAGcagactgaagaagaagaagcagaagaagacgGCGACTGTGGTCTCAGGCTTCATGCTGAGGACGATGGCGGAGCGTCAAGCAGCATCAGAAGGAGACGTCAGCTTGCAGGACGTCCTGAGAGGACGGACAGATGGAGCTCGGAGCATGAAGACCAGATCCAACGTGATCCGAGTGTTCATCAGCTCCACGTTCACAG aCATGAGCAGCGAGAGGAAAGCCCTGCTGGAGAAAGCTTACCCAGAAGTCCTTGCTTTCTGTCGCAGTCTGGGGTTTGTGTTTGAG GTTGTGGATCTGCGCTGGGGGATTCGAAACATCTCATCTGGAGACCATGAGGCCTGTGAGATCTTCCTGCAGGAGATCAGGAACTGCAAGAAGGTTTCAGCCGGGCCAGCTTTCATC GGTCTGCTGGGGAACCGGTACGGCCACCGAGGTCTTCCTCGCCTCATCCCAGAGAAGCAGTTTGAAGCTCTTTTGTCCAAACTCTCCAAAAACCCCGAAGGCGTGAAGCAGCTGAGTCAATGGTTTTTAAAAGACAACAATGCTGTCCCACCCACCTATGTTCTCCAGCCAATCACGGCTCACTTCCCCTACTACAGCGACCTCCGACATGAGAGTGTGCCACAGCGTGACAACGACCTCCTTTCGTGGCGTTTGACAGAGACTCAGCTGTTGCAACACCTACGCTCTGCCGCCGCGGACGCCGAGGCAGCCGGTGACATCACAgctgagcagaaacaaaagttCTACACATCAG TTACAGAGCAAGAGTTCATACAGGGTTTGTGGAAGGATGACAGCGAACCTTCAGCTCTGCTCTTTGTCAGAGAGATTCCTCGCcagagggtgagggagggtCCCAAGCGTCTCGCCAAGTTCATGGATCTGACTGCCGACGGCCTGCTGGACGCAGAAGCTCAGGGACTCCTCACCAGCCTCAAGTCCCGTCTCTACACCACGTTGCAGAAGATCCTCAACCTGCACTGTGTGGAGCTCAGCAAAGGAAGCATTGACCCAAAGCGCAAAGAGCATGCTCAGTACCTGGACAGCATTTGCGAGCAGTTCATCTCGCAGATGAAGGCCAGGATCGGAGTGATGGCTGAGTCATCTGTGGAGGGGGGGCGTAGGAAGATTTGGGGAAGCACTGAAGAAGGAAAGCAGGAAATCTCAGACTGGGTGATTGAAGAGGTTGGACGGCATGCCTCTATGAGCACCGAGCTGTGCAAAGGTCTCTACGGTAGGGAGGGGCTTCTGGGTAAGCTTTGCTTGTCCATGTGGGAGTCCACCAATGTCCATCACAGCCCGCTGGTGGTGCATGGACCTGCTGGGATGGGTAAGACGGCTCTGCTGTGCAAACTGGCCCAGGAGATGCGTAACGTCCTGGAGGCTGGTGCGGTGGTGGTGATCAGGCTGCTGTCTGATCGTCATCCTCAGAGACCCGACATCGACCGTGTCCTCCGCAGCATCTGCCTCCAGATCTGTTTGGCTTGTGGTCTGGCTCCGCCTTCGCCGCTGACCGCCAACAGTCACCTGGAGCTGCTCAGGTTCTTCAAGAACATCATCACTGAGGTTTCCCACCAGGGGAACACTCTGCTCATCATCCTGGACGATCTGGATCAGCTCGCAGACCAACATTGTGCCCACAAACTCCGCTGGCTGCCAGACAGCGTCCCACCCAACGTCCACCTGGTGGTTTCCATGGATACTAACAGTGAGGCGTTTGCTAATATGCGGTTGAAGTTCAAGACTTTGGGAAGTTTCTTTGAGGTGGAGCGCTTGTCTCGTGATGAAGGAAAACAGATCATGGAGGCGTACCTACGGTCGTGTCAGAGGACGCTGACACCTGAGCAAAGCGACGCCGTGCTGCAGAGCTTCGAGACAACCGGCTGTCCGCTGCACCTCAAGTTGATTCTGTCTGCCGCCAGACGCTGGACGTCCTTCACCccactcacagacacacacctgggCAACAACTCACAGGCGGTGATGTCACAGCTCTTCCTGATGCTGGAGGAGAAACATGGGAAGGAGCTGGTGGGCGGGGCCTTAGGATACCTCACTCTGGCCAG GGAAGGTTTGCTGGAGGCCGAACTGCGTGACGTCCTGTCTCtggatgatgatgtcatctgtgAAGTGTACAGGTACTCCCTCCCACCGACCCCCTCTTTGATCCGGctgccctccctcctctggGCTCGACTGAGACGGGACCTTGAAGATCAACTGGAGGAGCGCTGGATAGGCGGGGTCGCCGCCATCGTCTTCAGAAACcg gcgcATGTGGGAGGCGGTTTCGGCCCAGTATCTGACATCAGAGCGGCGTGGGCGGAGCCTCAGGAACCTGGCGGAGTACTTCCTGGGTCGGTGGTCGGGGAAATTGAAGCCGACGGCTCTGCCGGGCCTCTCGCTGCTCCTCTCTGACAGGAAG GTTCCTCCCCAGCCGCTGTGGTTTTCTCCAGGATTGGTTAACGTCAGGAAGCTGCAGGAGCTGCCCTATCACCTGCTGCACGCTGGTCTGTGGGAGGAGCTGCGGCAGGAAGTGATCA GCAGCGCTGAGTGGCTGTACTGTAAGAGCAGGGTGTGTGGGGTGGCCAGTCTGATCCAGGACCTGGACCAGTGCTCCCAGTACATGGACTGCACTGAGACCGGACTGATCCGAGACACGTTGGCTCTGATGAAACCCAGTCTGGATTTCCTGGATGGTCGCATGG ATATGTCTCTGTTTTACACGGAGCTCTTGGCCAGACTCTGCTCCTTGGCCACGCCTTTCCCCTCCCTGATTGGTCGGCTGTGTAGCCAATGCGAGGAGTGGTTACTGACGTGTCCGGAGCCAATCCTCATCCCTAAGTGCAGTTTCCTGCAGCAGCCAGGGGGGGCgctacaacacacactgactggaCTGCAGGGAG GTGTTCTCTGCGTGGATGTCGGTGTGGAGGCGGAGCTTCTGGTTGCAGGTTCAGATGACGGCGTGGTGGCGGTTTGGAGCCTCGCTGACCAGCAGCTCATACACTCACTGCTGGGACACACAG GTGCTATTCTGTCCGtcaaactgactgacagctccGCCCACTGCCTCTCACTGGCCGCTGACTGCTCTCTGAGGAGGTGGAGCCTAGAGAACGGCCAGCAGCTTCTCTGCATCCAGGAGGTGGTTGTTGACCCCGCCCCATCATCAGTACACCTCCACCTGTCTGAACAGAACCGGCTGCTCTTTGTCTACTCCAGCACACag GTGAAGGTGTGGAAGCTGGACGGTGTTGAGatcttctgcagcagcagtgacgAAGGCTCGGTGGTTCTGGGAGTCCTGGGAGAGTCTGTGGTTTCTCTGTCGTATCCAGGTCTGCTCAGAATCTCTCATCCTGTTAGTGGGGCTCAAACTGTGGAGACTCAACTGGAAAGCTCACAGAGACGTTTGACTGTCATTGGCTCTGTTACGTTACCAAAACGTGGGAAAGTGTTCATGGTTTCTAAAGAAGGATTCCTCTATCAG ATTTCCAGTAAGGGGACACATACAGCGGCTGAGTTCCCTCTGGTTCCATCTTTACTATCCGTTAGCGAAGATGAAAAAATCCTGATGGCAG GTGGCGATCGGACTCTGAGCCTCTTCAACATCGACAGAGACTCTGTGGACAGGTTCCTCGACCTCAAGCACGACGACAGCGTTTTGTCCGCCCGCGTCTCATCGGACGGCAGGCTGCTCGCCTCCGGAGCCGCCGACCAACTCATACGA ATTTGGTCGGTGACCACCGGTGCTCTGCTCGACGCTCTGAGCTCGGACGCTCCCGCCACCTCTGTTCTTCTGTATAGAGGCTTCGTGCTCTCAGCCTCGACGGCTGCCGGCTGCGTCCATCTGTGGAGTCTGAAGTACGACAGCCGCCACAAACCCATCGCCCACATCCCTGCAGGCTGCGCCCACGTCGCCATCAGTAAGGACACAGAACGTGTTTTCTACGTCCCACAGCAGAGCCAAAAGGAAGTGATCAGCTGGAACAACCACACAG GTTGTCTGGCGGAGCGCCTGGAGGCCTCTGCTGAGGTTTGCTGTCTGGAGTTAGCTCAGCACAAACggctgctgctctgtggtcTGACCACCGGCACCGTCCTCATCTACCCGCTCGCCCTGCCTCAGGAGACGCTCTGTATCCCCCCTCCAGAGAGCTTCTCCAGGGTGCTCTGCCTGGCAGTCAGCACCCAGGAGAAGCACATGGCTGTGGCCTACGAGGACTCTGTGGCCCTGTTTGAGATCACCACCAGAGACAGCTTCCCCACGGTGGACGGACCCCTGGAGGGGTTCCCCCTGTCCCTCCTCCACGCCCCGCTGTCCTCCATGGCCCTGCTGTCCGACCGCCGGCTGCTGTACGGGACGAGCTGCGGGGAGGTGAAGCTCTACGACTTGAGGAACGGCAGCAGCTTGGGTCTGGAGCCTCATCGCAGCAGAGTGACGTGCGTGGTGGCCAGTAACTGGGGGACGCACGCTCTGGTGGGCTCCGAGGACGCCGTTCAGAGGCTGTGGGCCCTGAACCCGCTGGCCCTGGATCACACCATGGAGTACAAG GGTTTTGGCTTCGAGGGcgtcctctctgctgctttctctgaCGGCGACCAGTTCGTCTTCACAGGATCTCAGGACAGAACCGTCAAAGTCTGGGACGTGGCAACAG GAAACCTGCTGTTTGTCCAGTACGTGTACTCCCCCGTCGTCAGGATGGTGACCTTCCGGAACGGTTTCGTGGCGTTGTCTCAGCAGGGCTCCGTCATAAGAGAGGTGTTTCGCTGTCCGGACCACATCAGTCCGGACTATAACCCTCTGAGGAACGTCAAGGCTCAGTACCGGGTTACCTCCAGGGAGAAGAACCGGGACAGTCAGCAGAACTGCGTGTCCGACCTCCAGGACTTCAACCCAGCCCAGTTCAACCTGACCTTCATGAGCATGCTCAAAGCCAAGCCGTCCTCCACCTGTCTCATACTGTAG